The genomic DNA GAAAGGAACCCCCCTTCGCCTGAGCTTGCAAAAGGAATGCGCCCTACGCGGTGAGTGTTGCttgcatcgatatttttggcTGTGGGCTGTCACAAAATTTACGGACCCCCCCCGCCCCGCAAACATATTATCTTCCTCTTTCCTTCCTCTCACACGTGCTCTTCATTGCGCACACGACTGATTACGCCTGATTGATGTAGCCGGACAATGAGAAAAACACGCGCGATTAGGCCTAATTGACTCTTTGGACtatatataacgtatgtaAATGAGAACGTAAAAGTTCTGAGAATTATTTCACAGACAgttctgcaatgcaaaagtttggtgaatattttgaaattcatctcGTTTGGCGAAACATTTCTTTATTCTCCTGTGATTTTCTAATCAACTCTGAAAAGTTCTAAAGTGGATCAGACTTTAGGGGAAAATGTTTTCCAGATCTCTCGCAGTATGATGGAAAATTCGTATCACTGGTGTTAGGTGGAGATTTGGTCGATTGAAattgtacatttattttacagaACCCAATCCTGGGCCATGTCCAGATGGTTACCTGGGACCACCGCATTGTAAGAAGGCGCTGTGCTATCCCAACTGTATGAATGGTGGAAACTGCACTGCACCTGGAGTTTGTTCCTGTCCACCAGGTTTTCAAGGACCTTATTGTGAAGGAGGTAACACTACTGATATTACAAGATTGTAATGGAAAGGGTAGCGCAGAATTTCTAGCCCAATATGAAACTGTTATTCAATCAATCGAGGTTTATGAaaacatattattttattattcaacattTGTACAaggataaattatttacagaaaAGCATTGTGGCGTAGCTAAGTTTGGATAAAGTATTGcaatcattgaaaatttcttaattGTAAGTAAAACAAAGTCTAGCGCTGGGGATGTCTTTGAAGCAAAGTAGCTGTATAGGATCAATGCGTAGGTAATGTTTAGCAAATGAAAATCAGCAATATCAGCTTCGAATGGAGTTGAGTACAATTACAAGCTTGCAGTGATATTGGTTACATTGAATCATTCTCATTTTCTGTGGTTTAACTAGGATCGATCGAAGTAGTAAAACTCATTTTACGATTCAAGTCACATGCTATAATTACGAAATTCACAAGCTCGATTTAAATGACTTTTGATATCGTTATAGCAGTTTTGCATCCTGCTTTAATAACGTTTGTCAAAGCTTGATAAAACGGTGCCTGTTCAGCACCATGATCAATTCCAGTATCGTGATGTTCCTGCTCTTCATCACGGAACTTTTGTATTGTATCCAATAACTCTTTGTCTACGTTTTCGTCATTACTGTCCATTAAAGATCGCAGCTGCTCGTTATAGTGCTCAACGATCACAGTCTCCACTGCTACAGTACAGGCCATTGCTGCCTTTGGTCCCATCAATGCTGTCCCAGCACCCAAAACGAATCCAGCTACATTCCAAAACGGAACAAGAACCGTCGGTCTTACACGGTGCTTCCTGATTAATTCTTCAAACTTTTTGCGGTGTCGTTTTTCCTGATCCCACATATGTTGTATAGTCGGCCCCACTGATGATTtacctgcaaaaaaaaaaccatcagtTTCAAGCAAGTTTGCTCAATAAATAGAAGTTGGCACGGTATTGACATTGATTTGACCGCATCGGCAAAGATGATGGGTTCGGAGAATTATGAAGTCATAACTTATTGAATTGCATAGCAAACCTAAGACAGCCATTTGTCCTGCGTATATTCGGTCTGCTCCAAGTTCGCCAGCATGATCCACTCGTATAATAGCATCCAACGTTTTCCCAGCTTTGGTATTAGACGTTGCAGAAGAAGCTGTGCTCGCCAAGCGGCGGCTACTCAGGCGCAACATGTTGATTAAGAATTCTGAAAGAAAAACTAGaatacgaataaaattattccaactcccaaaactaaaataataattctttcaattatttacagGTATTTGCACAGAGAAATGCTTAAATGGAGGTAAATGTGTGCAAAAGGATACCTGTGAGTGCCCCAGGGGATACTTTGGTCTTCGTTGTGAATTTTGTAAGTACAATATAAATTCCTTGATTGACTTTTAAGCagtattgacaatttttttttcccataaaTTTTGTTCAGTTACGAATGTTATTTATTTGACAGCAAAATGCGTGATTCCTTGTGTAAACGGTGGAAAATGTAAGGGAAACAATATGTGCCGTTGTCCGGCCGGATTCAAGGGTAATCATTGCGAGATTGGGAGAAGATCACCGCAGAGGTCGGCGTGTACGAGACCTTGTCGTAATGGTTCGTGCCAGCCAGACAACACATGTCAGTGTGAACCTGGGTGGTTTGGGAAATTATGTAACAAGAATAAGCCATGGGCTTGAAAAAAAGATGTTGCCGGCACCAGACAATCTTGCAATATATACCCTGCTACTCCTCCTGccctcccccccgcccctTCAGAGATGTGATAtgtaaaattgttttacaccaattttatgataataaaacgattgttgttgtttttattattattattattattattattattaatattattatcgtttgTTATAAGATATATTATTGTAGCGATTGTATAAAGCAAATAATAAaggttctttttttccttttatcgaACTATTTATATTACTTAAAAATGAGATCTTGTTTACTACAAACCGTAAATGATTagattaaattcaaataaatttattaccatTTGGATTTCGAAATTGGACGGGATTGAATCTTTTATCATACATTTGAGATTGCAAACTTatgtgaaatttcaatatagTAATGATGAATTTACGTGTATATTTACGATATTAGTAAcattttgtagtttttttctctttgacggtagtaataatgaaaaacaattaatttccAGTTTAGAAACTAAATCCTCAAGTGAAGGAAGCATGCTGATTGAAGTCGAAAGTTTTGAAAGCAGTTGGAAATGTTGAACAACAAAACAGAACATTCAggtattaaattaaattagtcaaagcaattttttgttttcacaattatttatatatcaaTTTAACTTGTGGCTTGCAGAGTGTAAAACAAGTATGGGAAGATGGATTAAACTATTCAATTGCTgcattcatttgaaaaaaataatggcaTTTCAAGCTAGGAACAATCGTTTCATCATCTAACTAATGTCTATGTTCTGGTTGATTGCATTTTACATTTCTATGATTAACTGTTAATTAGTTTATCTGTAGTTTAAAACAACCAGGCCCTGAAATAATGTCGAACAATTCGCACAATCAAGCGACCTGGCACTAGagagttgaaatttgaattatgcAAACTGTCCAGAGTGAGGCTTGAATGAGTGCAAACCGCACGTTGTGATTGCAAATACTTAAATGacaaaacgaaattttccCGACAATGACtgataattttgtaaacaCAGCAACAATAGAGGGCGAAAGCTGTCCTGCTATAACGTCTCGCTGTCAGCGCAGTGTAGGTACTTAACATGTAATGCGTACCTTTTCAGGGTagctaaaattttataacgaacGACCCGAACGACCAACTTCGAAGGGCTGCctcgtaattttttctcctctaattattatttgagGTTATAAAACAACGGTATATGGTACTTGGAACAAAGTCACGTGCTTTTTGCCGCCTGGGTGGTAGAGTTTAACTCGATGGGAACCGAAAGGTTCGGGCAGAGAGCGGCGTTTGTAAAATTACGATTCGGATATGTAGATAGAATGCGGGTCGGCGGTCATGGCGATCGCATGAATCGCCGTTCGTCTCGCAGAGTTTTTCCCGTAGGCGAGAAGGCGCCCTACGGCCTACCGACGCGAGGCGCGGGCACGGGAGAACCAATCGGAGGCCGTAAACAGAGACCGCCATGACATGTACGTCTTATTACCCAATCGGATTATTACAGGCTTGTATATATGCGTACGATGTTCGTGTTTCCGTGGTGGCGAGcgtaaatttggaaataaagTTGGTAAATCGGTGAGTATGCTAATACTAATATGttgtgaaatataatttaacaAAGGCCTCTCGGGTTGCGGCACTATTCGGCCCTCCGCGGAGCGTTAAATAAAGGGAATTTGGTATCGTCTGCTAACCACGCAACGCGCAGGCTCGCCCAAAATGGCTGCCGTATCGCGTTTGTTATGGAAGGCCGTCCGAGGCGTAGGGCCGCGTAGGCGATCGATACGCCTGGCAAATGCCATGGTGCGTGTGACGGGTGGTGGTATTGTGATATTTACCTTGCTAAATTAGCGGTGCCCGTCGGTGGAGGCCCGTCCGGGTTAACGTTGTCCTGGTGGAGTTACTGCGTCGCTAAGAACCGTGAGAGATGGCCGTAGGACGGCCGACGGCGGCAGTCCTCCCGCAGACGCAGGCTTAAAGGTGCGTACGCAACTCGCGATTTTAACTGGGCTTGCTCCAGAGTTCTTCGGACATGAGCTTTGCCCGTCCGGGGCTCTCTTTTACCTTGCCCTGCGCATTTTGACTCGACGATCACGAGGAACAAGACGACGCCGACGTCGACGAGTCGCACGGAATTACCACGCAGATATTCGAGGCTGCTCCGCGTCTTCTCGTCGTGCTCAAACCTCCTCGTCCTCAACCTCGGCTCGTTCGCTACTCGAGCTTCATCCCCGTACCCAGTATCGGTTCAAACAAATCACCCTCACCTTTCCTCTCATTCGTCAAACTTATTCTTTTCTTATCTGACACTTAACCAAAAAGTtacatttatcattttatcCATCAGACAGTGTTACACCCGACTCTCAATTCTATCTCGATACTCTATTCGAGTGCGCTCTGTTCACATCATGCCATACGCTCTCCGTAACTTTCCCATGCCGCCAACTCTCCTCACTGTTTGTGCTCGGAGTCGATTGAAAACACTCGTAGGGTTTCAGCAGGATTTTCCTCCTGTTAAGTTTCACCTATCTAAAATATTCGCTGCACCcgtatatgtttatttttttttcttctatgtaCCGTAACACAGACGTTTCCTATCATGTGGAAAATATATGATCATGTCTTTATCaatgacgaaaaaatgaaGTAATAGGTTCTCTTTTCGTGTAATCATGTGTGTAACATTCTTGGAAAGAACTATGTTGTTCCATTTTCTGACAAATATTTACGATTATTATACAATGTCTTTTTCAATGTAAGTTTGGTATTAAAATTAGGCCATGGTGGGTGTAGAGCCTCTTCCTCGGTCTCTAGATTGCCGTATTGATTTCTTTTGGCCATCTCCCCTCTAGTTTGTCCTTTCCCCCTCACTTTCTCCACCCCCTTTGCCCGCTCCCCCACAAGCATGCAGGCCACCCTACATCAGGCAAAGCCTGCATTCAATAAGGGGATGAGGCtgtacttacaattagccatTTTTAGCGTAGTAAGCTTTGTGGAAACAATTCTTATGCGATAATACAAAGTTATGGTtgatcttttcattttttctccaccTTATGCCAAACAGATACTCCTACAAAACATTTCCAAGTTCCTTTAACCCCAATATTCTTTAATTTCATCTATTACAATGgaggaattaaattttaaccaaCGGCATGATAATAAACAGTTGGctagcaaaatttttatttccattatttataatttgtcaatacaataaaagtataagaatATGCATACCCAACCCAATAGAAGACTTATACAGTCTAGCACTGTTTCAATTCTATCAATATTTCAAGTTTGGTCAGTACCTGCTGTCCTTATATAATCCCCAAAATCAATATCATTGGTTCTTAATTAAACTGGCACTTGTTGCGTGCAATTAAGATTCGCAATACTGTCCAACGTACTGTGCTGGGATTTTTAGAACTGTGATACGTAGATCGAAGCTGTGTTGAAAACTCTATTTCCAGCTGTACTGCCTCAATAacttaaaaaatgttatttttggGGTACAAGTTTTAAAGTAGGCCGTTACAAGATTGGCAAAATTGTTAATTCTCTCAGTCTATCCCTAAAGATATTCACTACcataaataaagtttcgaaaatagTTCACAGAAGAAATTGTGTTGCGGAcggataatgaaaattgttatcttatttcaaatcttattcatcaaaatttttagttttgacAAGTACAAATATTTATCAGAATCAAGGCTGCAATGATGTATCAAAAACCACAAATAATTCTTCTGCAAGCTCATGGTAATTTATGAATAACTAAAATCACCCAATCGTATCTAATACATCGGATGATATACAAATCACAAATAAAATTGTGTAACGAAACAATATTATGGATAATGTTTTTCACAGAGATACAACTCACGGTGATGTAGAAGAACAGAATCATTGCAAATTACTGATACCACTGACGGGGCATTGCAATAATCAACACCTTGAAAGCCATTCAGCAGTCAAAAGTGAAGGAAACGATGGTGTCGCTGCCTAGCGCAGAATCCGGAGCTTTGGACCGAATGGACCGGCTCTCGGACGAAGACGATGATGAGCCAACTAGTGGATCTGAGACGTATGAGGAGGGGGATCTTTTGTCGGCTGCAATGGACGATGATGTTACCGCCCAGCTCGCCGCTGCAGGTTGGCAAAACAAACACGCTAATGgtgatttccatttttttgcttttccgACTTTTGAATTACCAACTCGCGATTCTAATCTTTTAATGAACGTTTTATTCGATTGTCCAAACTTTGATCGTTGCAGGGTGCTTTCTCTGCGTCAGAGTAAAAGTCTAACATTCATAGTTATGTATTACAAACCTcatactcattgtcagtaaaaTTCTTGCAGCTTTGTATAGGATTTATTATCTTTTACtcgttgttatttttatactatGCGTATTTCTGCAACTGTAGAAAAAACTATCAATaatcaaatattata from Diprion similis isolate iyDipSimi1 chromosome 2, iyDipSimi1.1, whole genome shotgun sequence includes the following:
- the LOC124414956 gene encoding protein shifted: MQQAVALAAVAVLASALLCSFGGRVDAKKTRPPTGDISLWIDQQQVKMFSGLEIEIYAIMDGTVLSYLLDPEFETKLPTIPSEVSCVNFTWKSGVKRYYYNFDLLKSANESILKTPSITIKQRGRVPRRPKEFSVLLPCSGNSSGVVQFKIGLVIQTRKGVPLKGTPLRLSLQKECALREPNPGPCPDGYLGPPHCKKALCYPNCMNGGNCTAPGVCSCPPGFQGPYCEGGICTEKCLNGGKCVQKDTCECPRGYFGLRCEFSKCVIPCVNGGKCKGNNMCRCPAGFKGNHCEIGRRSPQRSACTRPCRNGSCQPDNTCQCEPGWFGKLCNKNKPWA
- the LOC124415028 gene encoding 5-demethoxyubiquinone hydroxylase, mitochondrial isoform X2; its protein translation is MLRLSSRRLASTASSATSNTKAGKTLDAIIRVDHAGELGADRIYAGQMAVLGKSSVGPTIQHMWDQEKRHRKKFEELIRKHRVRPTVLVPFWNVAGFVLGAGTALMGPKAAMACTVAVETVIVEHYNEQLRSLMDSNDENVDKELLDTIQKFRDEEQEHHDTGIDHGAEQAPFYQALTNVIKAGCKTAITISKVI
- the LOC124415028 gene encoding 5-demethoxyubiquinone hydroxylase, mitochondrial isoform X1, which translates into the protein MGKKNCQYCLKVNQGIYIVLTKFTTKTKVSPGALTEFLINMLRLSSRRLASTASSATSNTKAGKTLDAIIRVDHAGELGADRIYAGQMAVLGKSSVGPTIQHMWDQEKRHRKKFEELIRKHRVRPTVLVPFWNVAGFVLGAGTALMGPKAAMACTVAVETVIVEHYNEQLRSLMDSNDENVDKELLDTIQKFRDEEQEHHDTGIDHGAEQAPFYQALTNVIKAGCKTAITISKVI